The nucleotide sequence ACGCATCAGGGTCATCTCGGGGTGACCGTCGACGAGGACCGACTCGTCGACCGCCGCGTGCACGACCCGGCCGAAGACGACCGTCGAATCGCCGATCCGCAGGGTGCTGTGCAGCTCGCACTCCAGCGCCACCGGGGAACCGGCCACGCGCGGCGGCTTCACCCGCAGGCTCGGCTCGCGCTCGACGCCGCAGGCGTCGAACTCACTGACCCCGCGCGGGAAGTCCGTCGCCGTCGCGTTGATCTGCTCGAAGAGCCCCTCGGGGGCGAGGTTGACCACGAACTCCCCGGTCTCCTCCACGTTACGCAGGGAGTCCTTGCGGCCGACCGACGTGAACTGGACGACGGGCGGCACGACCGAGGCGATGGTGAAGAAGGAGTGCGGGGCAAGGTTGTCCGTGCCGTCGGCCGATGAGGTGGAGACCCAGGCGATCGGCCTCGGCACGACGGTCGCGGTGAGCAACCGGTAGAAGGAGGTGCCGTCGGTCAGTTCGGGGTCGAAGTTCACGCGCATGTCCGACATTATGACCGGGCCCCGGAACTCGGCCCGCACGCCCCTTGGCCCCGGCGTCGGGCTGCCCGACACTGATCCGATGACGCAGCGCGTGGACCTCGCGACCGTGATGGACCGACTCGCCGTCGACGACCTGATCACCGGGTACGCGGCGGCCGTGGACGACGCCGACTGGCCTGCCTACCGGGCGCTGTTCACCCGGGACGGCCGCGCCGACTACCGGGGTTCGGGCGGCATCGAGGGCCCGGCGCCCGACGTGGCCGACTGGCTCGCCGAGACGATGACGCTCTTCCCCGTACGCCAGCACCTCATCGTGAACCGACGGGTCGTCTTCCGGGAACCGGCCGGCTACCAGGAGACCGGCGACGCGGCGGACATCCGCGCCGACTACGTCAACCCGATGCGCTTCTCCTCCGGCGAGGACTTCATCTGCGGGGGCCGTTACGCGTTCTCCGCCCTGCGGACCGCCGACGGCTGGCGGCTTCGCTCGGTCGTCGTCGACGAACGCTGGCGCCGGCACAACTGAGCGCCGGGTCCCGGCCCGGCCGCCGCACGGCCACCGCCGGGCCCGGGCGCGCCGGGTACCGGCACGCCCGACACTGTAGGCAAAGGGCGGAGACTGCCATGCGCCATCCGTTCACCCACCGGCGGGGGGAGCGGGACCGGGACGGCACCCCGGGCCCCGGCTCCCGTACGGCCCGGAGCACCGCCCGGCGGCACGCCCTCGGCCGCTCCCTCCTCGCCCTCGGCTGCGGCGCGCTCCCGGCGCTCGCCTTCCCCGCCCCCGGCCTCTGGTGGTGGGCCTACCTGACGCTCGTGCCCTGGCTGCTCCTGCTGCGTACGGCCCCGGGGGCGCGCCGGGCCGCGCTCGACGGCTGGCTGGGCGGCACCGGATTCGTGCTCGCGGTGCACCACTGGCTGCTGCCCAGCCTGCACGTCTTCCTCCTGCCGCTGGCGGTGCTGCTCGGCCTGCTGTGGCTGCCCTGGGGGTGGCTCGTCCGGTCGCTGCTCGGCGGGGCGCCGTCACCGCTGCGGGCCGGTGCCGCGCTGCTCGCGGTGCCCTCGGGCTGGCTGATGATCGAACTGGTGCGCTCCTGGGAGGGCCTGGGCGGGCCCTGGGGGCTGCTGGGGGCGAGCCAGTGGGAGGTTCCGGCGGCGCTGCG is from Streptomyces venezuelae ATCC 10712 and encodes:
- a CDS encoding flavin reductase family protein, encoding MRVNFDPELTDGTSFYRLLTATVVPRPIAWVSTSSADGTDNLAPHSFFTIASVVPPVVQFTSVGRKDSLRNVEETGEFVVNLAPEGLFEQINATATDFPRGVSEFDACGVEREPSLRVKPPRVAGSPVALECELHSTLRIGDSTVVFGRVVHAAVDESVLVDGHPEMTLMRPLTRLGKNEWGTLGGIREIARVPYQG
- a CDS encoding nuclear transport factor 2 family protein; translated protein: MTQRVDLATVMDRLAVDDLITGYAAAVDDADWPAYRALFTRDGRADYRGSGGIEGPAPDVADWLAETMTLFPVRQHLIVNRRVVFREPAGYQETGDAADIRADYVNPMRFSSGEDFICGGRYAFSALRTADGWRLRSVVVDERWRRHN